One Mycobacterium sp. SMC-4 DNA window includes the following coding sequences:
- a CDS encoding Dps family protein: MSATVNNRRTEAEVTGFQASPELNAALQRVLVDLIELHVQGKQAHWNVVGSNFRDLHLQLDEVVDFARTGSDTIAERMRALDGVPDGRTDTVAASTSLPQFPSYEHSTADVVDLITGRVYAVVDTIREVHDGVDAEDPVTADILHALTDGLEKLAWLLKSENRKV, from the coding sequence ATGAGTGCAACAGTGAACAATCGCAGGACAGAAGCAGAGGTCACGGGTTTCCAGGCCTCGCCGGAACTGAATGCGGCGCTGCAGCGGGTGCTCGTGGACCTGATCGAGCTGCATGTGCAGGGCAAGCAAGCCCACTGGAACGTGGTCGGATCAAACTTCCGCGACCTCCATCTGCAGCTCGACGAGGTCGTCGACTTCGCCCGGACGGGCAGCGACACCATCGCCGAGCGGATGCGCGCTCTCGACGGCGTGCCGGATGGCCGCACCGATACCGTGGCGGCATCCACTTCGCTGCCGCAGTTCCCGTCCTACGAACACAGCACCGCCGACGTGGTCGATCTGATCACCGGTCGGGTCTATGCGGTGGTCGACACGATTCGTGAGGTCCACGACGGGGTCGACGCCGAGGACCCGGTAACTGCTGACATCCTCCACGCGCTGACCGACGGTCTGGAGAAGCTGGCCTGGCTACTCAAGTCGGAGAACCGGAAGGTGTAG
- a CDS encoding TetR/AcrR family transcriptional regulator, translating into MAVTCMNTLSRMLYEIQYPYTARKCNRIGKRGAVDTIDLLWRNVMPARARRGRPPRFTADQVVTAAITVADRRGLSFTLRDIAETLGAPVMSVYSYIDSREQLLELMVDQCRLDMDYTELSGDWQARLRAVAADNMTLFDTHPWMADIESERAVLGPGTLGKYERELAAVDSLALADPDKDAALTLVLDFVRSCARARAHADRERRHETPEQWWQREGAKLAALGVTESYPRASRIGTAAGQAHAAAHNADAGYEFGLQAILHGIDTLNQHVGLG; encoded by the coding sequence GTGGCGGTGACGTGCATGAACACACTTTCTCGTATGCTGTACGAAATCCAGTATCCGTACACTGCACGGAAATGCAACCGCATCGGCAAAAGGGGCGCCGTGGACACCATCGACCTGCTCTGGCGCAACGTGATGCCGGCACGAGCGCGCCGAGGCCGGCCCCCACGCTTCACCGCCGACCAGGTGGTTACCGCCGCCATTACGGTGGCAGACCGAAGGGGGTTGTCTTTCACCCTGCGCGATATTGCCGAAACCCTTGGCGCGCCGGTGATGTCGGTCTACTCCTACATCGACAGTCGCGAGCAGCTCCTCGAACTGATGGTGGATCAATGCCGCCTCGACATGGATTACACCGAGCTCTCCGGAGATTGGCAGGCGCGGTTGCGCGCCGTCGCCGCCGACAACATGACGTTGTTTGACACGCACCCGTGGATGGCCGACATCGAATCCGAACGCGCCGTGCTCGGCCCCGGAACATTGGGCAAGTACGAGCGGGAACTGGCCGCCGTGGACTCCCTTGCCCTGGCCGATCCCGACAAAGACGCTGCATTGACGTTGGTGTTGGACTTCGTCCGATCGTGTGCGCGCGCTCGTGCGCACGCCGATCGCGAGCGTCGACACGAGACACCGGAGCAGTGGTGGCAACGCGAAGGCGCGAAACTTGCCGCCCTCGGAGTCACCGAAAGCTACCCACGGGCTTCACGCATCGGGACTGCAGCGGGCCAGGCTCACGCAGCTGCCCACAACGCCGACGCCGGCTATGAATTCGGCCTGCAGGCCATCCTGCACGGCATCGACACGCTGAACCAGCACGTTGGTCTTGGATGA
- a CDS encoding ABC transporter ATP-binding protein — MTDSTASSLSPAELAATPAVHDRLAEGALLRADRLIAGYLPEVDILRGCDFYLRDGEIVGIIGPNGAGKSTLLKTLFGLIPIRSGTVALRGEDITSAPAHVLVTKGVGYVPQNQNVFAALTIEENLEMGIYLRPKKFRERFDVVAGLFPLLAERRKVKAGALSGGERQMVAMGRALMMEPSVLLLDEPSAGLSPMFQDEVFIRCKQINATGVSVIMVEQNARRCLQICDRGYVLDQGTNAYTDTGRSLMNDPKVIELYLGTLGGKRQK, encoded by the coding sequence ATGACCGACTCCACCGCATCCTCGCTCAGCCCAGCCGAACTGGCTGCCACTCCTGCTGTGCACGACCGGCTGGCCGAAGGCGCGCTGCTACGTGCCGACCGGTTGATCGCCGGCTATCTTCCCGAGGTCGACATCCTGCGGGGGTGTGACTTCTACCTGCGCGACGGTGAGATCGTCGGGATCATCGGGCCGAATGGGGCCGGCAAGTCGACGCTGCTCAAAACACTGTTCGGACTGATACCCATCCGTTCGGGCACAGTCGCGCTCCGCGGCGAAGATATCACCTCCGCCCCGGCACATGTCCTGGTGACCAAGGGTGTCGGCTATGTCCCACAGAACCAGAACGTCTTTGCGGCTCTGACCATCGAAGAGAACCTGGAGATGGGGATCTATCTGCGCCCCAAAAAGTTCCGCGAGCGGTTCGATGTCGTGGCAGGGCTATTCCCGCTGCTGGCCGAACGCCGAAAGGTCAAAGCCGGCGCGCTGTCCGGCGGCGAACGCCAGATGGTGGCGATGGGCCGCGCACTGATGATGGAACCGTCGGTGCTGCTGCTCGACGAGCCCTCCGCAGGCCTGTCCCCGATGTTCCAGGACGAGGTGTTCATTCGCTGCAAACAGATCAATGCCACCGGTGTCTCGGTGATCATGGTGGAGCAGAATGCTCGTCGCTGCCTGCAGATCTGCGACCGCGGCTATGTACTCGATCAGGGCACCAATGCCTACACCGACACCGGCCGCAGCCTCATGAACGACCCCAAGGTGATCGAGCTCTACCTGGGCACCTTGGGCGGCAAACGTCAAAAATAG
- a CDS encoding adenylate/guanylate cyclase domain-containing protein, whose protein sequence is MRPVCVPEVAAQSRVLSPERHRSDSAASRLRVMTIAGWIAAVVSALFGVFQLSLGGALWWLGVANMFCAAVFLAIPRLCPLGELVAPLTFVGFAYVSVTFICYTIGTGSGLQFYFLVAAALAVLILGIHRILLASAIAAVGVAICIVLEMTVPHDRGLGPSWTLTAGFLSSVASSAVMLVATIWYTLREIERAEQAMEAEHQRSEQLLANILPETIAERLKEPARTVIADKYDDASILFADIAGYTERASNTTPAELVRFLDRLYTDLDALVDRHGLEKIKTSGDAYMVVAGVPTPRADHLEALAALALDMADAVTDMKDGQGRAVPLRIGMAAGPVVAGVVGAKKFFYDVWGDAVNVASRMETTDIEGRIQVPEDVYLRLRSSFDLEERGLVEVKGKGLMHTWYLVGHRSGVATPSGSPT, encoded by the coding sequence GTGCGGCCGGTGTGCGTACCCGAGGTGGCGGCGCAGAGTCGCGTGCTCTCCCCTGAACGCCACCGCTCCGACAGTGCCGCCAGCCGCCTGCGGGTGATGACGATCGCGGGCTGGATCGCGGCCGTGGTGTCGGCGCTGTTCGGCGTCTTCCAACTCAGCCTCGGCGGCGCGTTGTGGTGGCTGGGCGTGGCCAACATGTTCTGCGCCGCAGTCTTTCTTGCCATTCCTCGGTTGTGCCCGCTCGGCGAACTCGTCGCGCCGCTGACCTTCGTCGGATTCGCCTACGTCTCGGTGACTTTCATCTGCTACACCATCGGCACCGGGTCGGGGCTGCAGTTCTACTTCCTGGTCGCCGCAGCGCTGGCCGTTCTGATCCTGGGCATCCACCGCATCCTGCTGGCTTCGGCGATCGCGGCGGTCGGCGTCGCGATCTGCATCGTGCTGGAGATGACGGTGCCCCACGACCGTGGACTGGGTCCGTCGTGGACATTGACGGCCGGCTTTCTCAGTTCGGTGGCATCTTCGGCGGTGATGCTGGTGGCCACCATCTGGTACACGTTGCGCGAGATCGAGCGAGCCGAACAGGCCATGGAAGCCGAGCATCAGCGCTCCGAACAATTGCTGGCCAACATACTTCCTGAGACCATCGCCGAGCGGCTCAAAGAACCGGCGCGCACCGTGATCGCCGACAAGTACGACGATGCGTCGATTCTGTTCGCCGACATCGCCGGCTATACCGAGCGCGCGAGCAACACCACACCGGCGGAGCTGGTTCGCTTCCTCGACCGCCTCTACACTGATCTCGACGCACTGGTCGACCGGCACGGTTTGGAGAAGATCAAAACCAGCGGCGACGCGTACATGGTGGTCGCCGGCGTGCCGACCCCGCGCGCAGACCACCTGGAAGCCCTGGCCGCGTTGGCCCTCGACATGGCCGATGCCGTCACCGACATGAAAGACGGGCAAGGACGCGCGGTCCCGCTGCGCATCGGGATGGCAGCGGGACCGGTTGTCGCGGGGGTGGTCGGCGCGAAGAAGTTCTTCTACGACGTCTGGGGCGATGCCGTCAACGTCGCCTCACGGATGGAGACCACCGATATCGAGGGCCGAATTCAGGTGCCCGAGGATGTCTATCTGAGGCTTCGCTCGTCGTTTGACCTTGAAGAGCGTGGACTGGTCGAGGTGAAAGGCAAGGGCCTGATGCACACCTGGTACCTGGTCGGCCATCGCTCCGGAGTTGCTACACCTTCCGGTTCTCCGACTTGA
- a CDS encoding VOC family protein gives MHVTATAISLNVADPQASADFLSRHVGYAVVMHADGFVSLHHPDGGPNVIYLRTGLPTFKPAHRAGSAGDGLLLAFVVEDVDAAYESARAAGAHPVTAPETEPWGERYCQFEDPNGIIIQFVEWM, from the coding sequence ATGCACGTCACCGCCACAGCGATCTCCCTCAACGTCGCCGACCCGCAAGCATCCGCAGACTTCCTGTCCCGGCACGTCGGATACGCGGTGGTGATGCACGCGGATGGGTTCGTGTCGCTGCACCATCCCGACGGCGGACCGAACGTGATTTACCTGCGAACGGGCCTTCCGACGTTCAAACCCGCGCACCGCGCGGGCAGCGCCGGCGACGGATTACTACTGGCGTTTGTCGTCGAGGATGTCGACGCGGCGTACGAATCCGCTCGCGCTGCGGGCGCCCACCCCGTCACTGCCCCGGAGACCGAACCCTGGGGCGAGCGGTATTGCCAGTTCGAGGATCCCAACGGGATCATCATCCAATTCGTGGAGTGGATGTGA
- a CDS encoding DUF2339 domain-containing protein: protein MTEPPNVVIARLSAEFAAMSHQLARASADLRQLNLMLTPHGAAAPMPAHPAVSPGPAPPVVPPPGPYPQYLPPPPPPRPPVRSGPVEPPAQGWIGKLLAIAGVGVTLMGVVLLLVLAAQAGILRPEFRVAAGAALAAGLVGAGQWLSGRSGGRVGAIALVATGVAAAYIDVIAATTIYDWISAPAGLVLAALVAGAGLTLARRWDSEQLGLLVVVPLVVLAPIVTGGITLLLIGFMLALAAVSVPVQLGRDWIWLHGARIAAVVLPLLAALVVRHFDAREDLALAGACALGAALAVVTALMLLPSTARPAVIAVLTAAGTTPLLGVNLAVDDGLAALLVAALAASLLTLVLLVERLPGVAGPAQQVFAVWAAVAALVAVVTAFDGTLAAPILLAMALLVVVAVRRDRVARWVSVGFAVVGGAGYLINAPIVNLLTPWTIDTGTSLSILLSSVLLAAVAIVWTGTAGSPSGVLWTATAAVVVYAITQFSVTAATLIAPDAWGFYAGHMVATICWIAMAAAVFGYALRLDRSARSVPISGGLGLVGAAVAKLFLFDLGALDGIFRVAVFIVVGLILLAMGAGYARLLDRQDQMAVTNDT, encoded by the coding sequence ATGACCGAACCGCCCAATGTCGTCATCGCGCGACTTTCTGCTGAGTTCGCCGCGATGTCTCACCAACTCGCCCGAGCGTCTGCCGATCTACGTCAGTTGAATCTGATGCTGACGCCGCACGGCGCGGCCGCGCCGATGCCGGCACACCCCGCAGTGTCGCCGGGACCGGCGCCACCCGTCGTGCCCCCACCCGGGCCGTATCCGCAGTACCTACCGCCACCGCCACCGCCAAGGCCGCCGGTGCGCTCAGGGCCGGTGGAACCACCCGCGCAAGGCTGGATCGGCAAGCTGCTGGCGATTGCCGGCGTCGGCGTCACGCTGATGGGCGTGGTCCTGCTGCTGGTGCTGGCGGCCCAGGCCGGGATCCTGCGTCCCGAGTTCCGGGTCGCCGCGGGTGCGGCGCTCGCCGCCGGCCTGGTCGGTGCGGGGCAGTGGCTGTCTGGCCGTTCCGGTGGCCGGGTCGGCGCGATCGCGTTGGTTGCCACCGGGGTGGCCGCGGCGTACATCGATGTCATCGCGGCGACGACCATCTACGACTGGATTTCGGCCCCCGCCGGGCTGGTGCTCGCCGCGTTGGTCGCGGGCGCCGGACTGACGCTGGCGCGTCGTTGGGACTCCGAACAACTCGGGTTGCTCGTCGTGGTTCCGCTGGTGGTGCTCGCGCCGATAGTCACCGGCGGTATCACCTTGCTGCTCATCGGATTCATGCTGGCGCTGGCGGCTGTGTCGGTTCCGGTTCAGCTGGGCCGAGACTGGATCTGGTTGCACGGCGCACGCATCGCGGCCGTGGTCTTGCCGCTGCTGGCGGCGCTGGTCGTGCGCCATTTCGACGCGCGGGAGGACCTGGCGCTGGCGGGTGCGTGTGCACTCGGCGCGGCGCTGGCCGTCGTCACTGCTCTGATGCTGCTGCCCAGCACCGCCAGGCCTGCCGTGATCGCCGTGCTGACCGCGGCGGGCACGACCCCGCTGCTGGGGGTCAATCTTGCCGTCGACGACGGCCTCGCAGCGTTGCTGGTGGCCGCACTTGCGGCGTCCCTGCTGACGTTGGTTTTGCTGGTTGAGCGACTGCCGGGGGTGGCAGGGCCGGCGCAACAGGTGTTCGCCGTGTGGGCGGCCGTGGCGGCGCTGGTGGCCGTCGTCACCGCGTTCGACGGCACACTGGCCGCGCCGATTCTGCTGGCGATGGCACTGCTGGTGGTCGTGGCGGTGCGTCGTGATCGAGTCGCGCGCTGGGTCAGCGTCGGATTCGCGGTGGTGGGTGGCGCGGGGTATCTGATCAACGCGCCGATCGTCAATCTTCTGACCCCGTGGACCATCGACACCGGCACCAGTCTGTCGATCCTGTTGTCCAGCGTCCTGCTGGCCGCGGTCGCGATCGTCTGGACCGGGACGGCCGGCAGTCCCAGCGGAGTGCTCTGGACGGCGACTGCAGCAGTTGTGGTCTACGCGATCACCCAGTTCAGTGTCACCGCCGCGACGCTGATCGCTCCGGACGCCTGGGGGTTCTATGCCGGCCATATGGTCGCGACGATCTGTTGGATCGCGATGGCCGCCGCCGTGTTCGGCTACGCGCTGCGCCTGGACCGGTCTGCGCGGTCGGTGCCGATCAGCGGGGGACTGGGGCTTGTCGGCGCCGCCGTGGCGAAGCTGTTCCTGTTCGATCTGGGTGCCCTCGACGGCATCTTCCGGGTCGCAGTTTTCATCGTGGTGGGCCTGATTCTGCTGGCCATGGGCGCCGGATACGCCCGGTTGCTGGACCGGCAGGACCAGATGGCTGTGACCAACGACACCTGA
- a CDS encoding amidase gives MPDELALLDATGQAELVRTGRISAHELVDAAIARVEHIDPQLNAVIHRNFERARREAGSLRSEAPFCGVPILLKDIAAGNRAGDPYHWGTRFLRSAGYRAPGTSYLVQKLLHGGFVDIGRTNVPELGAWATTESDAYGPTHNPWNTEYASGGSSGGAAAAVASGMVPLAHASDGGGSIRNPASQCGIIGLKPSRGRVSVGPESSDAMWAGLAAECAVTRSVRDTAAVLDLVSGPMPGDTVVAPTPTRRYRDEIGAEPGRLRIGFITELPTGTEDATLLPEALPMLGRFIEALGFVPDPPAASVHPECSAAVTTTTELLRNLGHDVEPSFPAPMLTGAGVFVMPILACSQANFVERMSVALGRPIGEADMDTDNWLITRVGQRTTGSDYLTALTGLNNFTRSMTAWWEDGFDLLLTPTLTDLPPRLGALRPDPAKPLDAWLRTASLLAFTMPFNITGQPAISLPVRLSDSVLPIGVQLVAAYGREDLLLRVAAQIEGAGALIGRPPIHA, from the coding sequence ATGCCCGACGAGCTGGCACTACTCGACGCCACCGGCCAGGCGGAGTTGGTGCGCACGGGAAGGATCTCGGCTCACGAACTCGTCGACGCAGCCATCGCGCGGGTGGAGCACATCGACCCACAGCTGAATGCCGTCATCCACCGCAACTTCGAACGGGCGCGTCGCGAAGCTGGGTCCCTGCGATCGGAAGCGCCGTTCTGCGGCGTGCCGATCCTGCTCAAGGACATCGCGGCCGGGAATCGAGCGGGCGACCCCTACCATTGGGGCACCCGTTTTCTGCGCAGCGCCGGTTACCGCGCGCCGGGAACGTCGTACCTGGTGCAAAAGCTTCTCCACGGCGGATTCGTCGACATCGGCCGCACCAACGTTCCCGAACTCGGCGCCTGGGCGACCACGGAATCGGACGCCTACGGACCAACGCACAACCCCTGGAACACCGAGTACGCCAGCGGCGGCTCCAGCGGGGGCGCGGCAGCCGCCGTCGCCTCCGGCATGGTGCCCCTGGCACACGCCAGCGACGGCGGCGGCTCCATCCGGAACCCGGCAAGTCAATGCGGCATCATCGGGCTCAAGCCCTCCCGTGGCCGGGTCTCTGTCGGTCCCGAATCCTCGGATGCGATGTGGGCCGGCCTGGCGGCGGAGTGCGCCGTGACCCGCAGCGTGCGCGATACCGCCGCGGTGCTCGATCTCGTCTCCGGACCCATGCCGGGCGATACCGTCGTCGCACCCACTCCCACACGTCGGTACCGCGACGAGATCGGGGCCGAGCCCGGACGGCTGCGCATCGGCTTCATCACCGAACTCCCCACCGGCACCGAAGACGCCACGCTTCTGCCGGAAGCCCTGCCCATGCTCGGCCGATTCATCGAGGCCCTGGGCTTCGTACCTGATCCACCCGCCGCTTCCGTTCACCCTGAGTGCAGCGCCGCCGTGACGACTACCACCGAATTGCTCAGAAACCTCGGCCATGATGTGGAGCCGTCTTTCCCGGCGCCGATGCTCACAGGTGCCGGAGTCTTCGTGATGCCCATCCTCGCCTGCAGCCAAGCCAACTTCGTCGAGCGGATGAGCGTGGCACTCGGGCGTCCGATTGGTGAAGCCGACATGGACACCGACAACTGGCTCATCACCCGCGTGGGCCAACGCACCACGGGCAGCGACTATCTCACCGCCCTCACCGGCCTGAACAACTTCACCCGAAGTATGACGGCGTGGTGGGAGGACGGCTTCGACCTTCTCCTCACTCCCACACTCACCGACCTGCCGCCACGGCTCGGCGCGCTGCGCCCCGACCCCGCCAAGCCCCTCGACGCGTGGCTGCGCACCGCTTCACTGCTCGCATTCACCATGCCGTTCAACATCACCGGACAACCGGCCATTTCCCTGCCGGTTCGGCTGAGTGACAGCGTCTTGCCGATCGGCGTGCAACTCGTTGCCGCCTACGGACGGGAGGACCTTCTCCTGCGTGTCGCCGCTCAGATCGAAGGGGCCGGAGCCCTCATCGGCCGACCGCCGATCCACGCCTAG
- a CDS encoding ANTAR domain-containing response regulator, whose protein sequence is MSASTGSPPDSPAPRRVLVAEDEALIRLDLAEMLREEGYEIVGEAGDGQEAVDLAESLRPDLVIMDVKMPRRDGIDAASEIAGKRIAPIVILTAFSQRELVERARDAGAMAYLVKPFSITDLIPAIEVAVSRFGEIAELEKEVASLSDRLETRKLVERAKGLLQTKQGMSEPEAFKWIQRAAMDRRTTMKRVAEVVVETLDDSGSATSAS, encoded by the coding sequence ATGTCAGCCTCAACCGGGTCGCCGCCAGATTCTCCCGCGCCGCGCCGCGTTCTCGTCGCCGAGGACGAGGCCCTCATCCGGCTCGACCTGGCGGAGATGTTGCGCGAAGAGGGCTACGAGATCGTCGGTGAGGCCGGCGACGGCCAGGAGGCGGTGGACCTCGCCGAGTCGTTGCGGCCCGATCTGGTGATCATGGACGTCAAGATGCCCCGGCGCGACGGCATCGATGCCGCCTCGGAGATCGCAGGCAAGCGCATCGCCCCGATCGTCATCCTGACCGCCTTCAGCCAGCGTGAACTGGTTGAACGTGCCCGTGATGCCGGGGCGATGGCCTATTTGGTCAAACCGTTCAGCATCACCGATCTGATTCCGGCCATCGAGGTTGCCGTCAGCCGTTTCGGCGAGATCGCGGAGCTGGAGAAGGAAGTTGCGTCCCTGTCGGATCGGCTGGAGACTCGCAAGCTTGTCGAACGGGCCAAAGGCTTGCTGCAGACCAAGCAGGGGATGAGCGAGCCGGAGGCGTTCAAGTGGATTCAGCGTGCTGCGATGGACCGCAGAACGACGATGAAGCGCGTCGCCGAAGTGGTGGTCGAGACGCTCGACGACTCGGGAAGCGCCACTTCCGCGAGCTGA
- a CDS encoding TetR/AcrR family transcriptional regulator, with the protein MEQSRARGRAGGSGDAPRPRLPKGSGDLLRDQIIDTATELILVSQDAKAPSTREVTQALGITAPSLYRHFADKEELLAAVCAKYYRQLGQAMRDATRGLPTALERLHALGMAYVRFAVRTPLMYRVATDTAPTQPSEFDETLVNSAFVHLQHTVQELIDEAFFPPTDSLGPALQLWAAAHGVASLLVTRPYLPWGDAEAFASSVLRAVCLGQAVDGLDLSTLLPRPDPRQNPPQSR; encoded by the coding sequence ATGGAGCAGTCACGGGCAAGGGGGCGGGCGGGCGGGTCCGGTGATGCACCCCGACCGCGCCTACCGAAAGGGTCCGGCGACCTGTTGCGTGACCAGATCATCGATACCGCAACCGAATTGATCCTCGTATCACAGGACGCCAAAGCACCCTCGACCCGTGAAGTGACCCAGGCGCTCGGCATCACGGCTCCCTCGCTGTATCGCCATTTCGCGGACAAGGAAGAGCTTCTGGCTGCGGTGTGTGCGAAGTACTACCGCCAGCTCGGTCAGGCGATGCGCGACGCCACCCGCGGCCTACCGACCGCCCTGGAACGCCTGCACGCCCTGGGCATGGCCTACGTACGTTTCGCCGTGCGGACCCCACTGATGTACCGCGTGGCCACCGACACCGCACCGACGCAACCCAGTGAGTTCGACGAGACTCTCGTCAACTCAGCCTTCGTCCATCTTCAACACACCGTGCAGGAGCTCATCGACGAAGCTTTCTTCCCGCCGACCGATTCCCTGGGTCCGGCTTTGCAACTGTGGGCAGCTGCCCACGGTGTCGCCTCCCTATTGGTCACCAGGCCCTACCTGCCCTGGGGTGACGCAGAAGCGTTTGCCAGCAGTGTCCTTCGTGCCGTCTGCCTCGGGCAGGCTGTCGACGGTCTGGACCTCTCGACGCTGTTACCCCGACCCGACCCCAGACAGAACCCACCACAATCCCGATGA
- a CDS encoding ABC transporter substrate-binding protein, which yields MKNRTLGHVVALAGVAALALTSCASGDNGDATTTPETTAEAQAEVVTTDCEPEQATAGATPDTSPLKIGTLLPETGTLAFLGPPEIAGVQVAVNEINDAGGVLDQPIELVTGDSGDTTTDTANTTVDRHLAGGVDVIIGAASSAVSLKVIDKIVGAGVVMFSPANTSDQFVCYPDRGMYFRTAPTDVLQAQALAQLITGDGAQRVAILALNDPYGTGLAANTVEDLKSAGIAEDQITKIIYDPNAQSFNAEVDQVKEFNPDAVAVLGFEETAKIITRMHEVGIGPSDGMLVYGTDGNMGNALGEGVAPGLLEGMKGTAPMTEVGPEFQGRLTAVDPGLVDFNYAGEAFDAVVISALAAEQAQSTAGVDIAANINSVTREGAKCTSFVQCRDLIRAGEDIDYDGVTGELEFAPAGEPSVGSYGNLQFGPDNTINVADYIVVQG from the coding sequence ATGAAGAATCGAACCCTCGGTCACGTCGTCGCGCTGGCGGGTGTGGCCGCGCTCGCGCTGACATCGTGTGCCTCCGGGGACAACGGCGACGCCACCACCACCCCCGAGACCACCGCCGAAGCCCAGGCTGAGGTCGTCACCACGGATTGTGAACCGGAGCAGGCCACCGCGGGCGCCACCCCGGACACGAGTCCGCTCAAGATCGGCACCTTGCTGCCGGAGACGGGCACGCTCGCCTTCCTCGGACCTCCCGAAATTGCCGGGGTGCAGGTGGCGGTCAACGAGATCAACGACGCCGGCGGGGTCCTCGACCAGCCGATCGAACTGGTCACCGGTGATTCCGGCGACACCACCACCGACACCGCCAACACCACGGTGGACCGGCACCTCGCCGGGGGTGTCGATGTGATCATCGGCGCAGCCTCCTCGGCGGTGTCGCTGAAGGTGATCGACAAGATCGTCGGCGCGGGTGTGGTGATGTTCTCCCCGGCCAACACGTCCGACCAGTTCGTCTGCTATCCCGACCGGGGCATGTACTTCCGCACCGCCCCCACCGATGTGCTGCAGGCCCAGGCGCTCGCCCAACTGATCACCGGTGACGGCGCTCAGCGAGTGGCGATCCTCGCGCTCAACGATCCGTACGGAACCGGCCTGGCTGCCAATACCGTCGAGGATCTGAAGAGTGCCGGCATCGCCGAGGATCAGATCACCAAGATCATCTACGACCCCAACGCACAGTCGTTCAACGCCGAGGTCGATCAGGTCAAGGAGTTCAATCCGGACGCGGTCGCGGTGCTCGGCTTCGAGGAGACCGCGAAGATCATCACCCGAATGCACGAGGTCGGCATCGGCCCGTCCGACGGCATGCTGGTCTACGGCACCGACGGCAACATGGGTAACGCGCTCGGTGAGGGTGTGGCGCCTGGTCTGCTGGAGGGCATGAAGGGCACCGCCCCGATGACCGAGGTCGGCCCGGAGTTCCAGGGTCGCCTTACCGCAGTCGACCCCGGGCTGGTCGACTTCAACTACGCGGGCGAGGCTTTCGATGCCGTGGTGATCTCCGCGTTGGCCGCCGAGCAGGCACAGTCCACCGCCGGTGTCGACATCGCGGCCAACATCAACTCGGTCACCCGCGAGGGAGCCAAGTGCACCTCATTCGTCCAATGCCGCGACCTGATCCGGGCCGGCGAGGATATCGACTACGACGGCGTGACAGGTGAGTTGGAGTTCGCTCCGGCCGGCGAGCCCTCTGTGGGCTCATACGGCAACCTGCAATTCGGGCCGGACAACACGATCAACGTAGCCGACTACATCGTCGTGCAGGGCTGA
- a CDS encoding class I SAM-dependent methyltransferase — protein MTASKFTGAQMNPISKTAFFCCGIRADDARAPGSIYSDIYAEDFMTGEGRTVYAPFSGGTRRNLSNVVRARIIYDEIARRLKANKDLQIINIGTGFDTRAYRLAGGRWFEFDEAAVIEHKNTILAPEKCPNVLRRRAVDFSAGELPAALRECDPNVETLIVIEGVFMYLEKTQVHHLLATLSDGFPDHTLICDLMNRVFFTRHMGKLYKQILALGSEFKFVEEYPEEIFLHLGYRQARPPVSIVGRAREFKAFRVPALALRTVLRTLGDGYRVHTFERCG, from the coding sequence ATGACCGCATCCAAATTCACCGGAGCCCAGATGAACCCGATATCCAAGACCGCCTTCTTCTGCTGTGGCATCCGCGCCGACGACGCCCGCGCACCGGGCTCGATATATTCCGACATCTACGCCGAGGACTTCATGACCGGCGAAGGCAGGACGGTATATGCCCCGTTCTCTGGCGGCACCCGCCGAAACCTCAGCAACGTGGTACGGGCACGGATCATCTACGACGAGATCGCCAGACGCCTCAAAGCGAACAAAGACCTGCAGATCATCAACATCGGCACCGGCTTCGACACCCGCGCCTATCGGTTGGCCGGCGGTCGCTGGTTCGAGTTCGACGAAGCGGCCGTCATCGAACACAAGAACACCATCCTGGCCCCTGAAAAATGTCCGAATGTACTGCGACGCAGAGCTGTCGACTTCTCGGCCGGCGAACTCCCCGCCGCGCTGCGCGAATGCGACCCGAATGTCGAGACACTCATCGTGATCGAGGGCGTGTTCATGTATCTCGAGAAAACCCAAGTGCACCATCTGCTCGCCACACTGTCGGATGGTTTTCCCGACCACACGCTGATCTGCGACCTGATGAACCGGGTGTTCTTCACAAGGCATATGGGCAAGCTGTACAAGCAGATCCTGGCGTTGGGCAGTGAGTTCAAGTTCGTCGAAGAGTATCCAGAGGAGATCTTCCTCCACCTCGGATACCGGCAAGCACGGCCGCCGGTGTCCATCGTGGGCCGGGCGCGCGAGTTCAAGGCATTCCGTGTCCCTGCCCTGGCTTTGCGTACCGTGTTGCGCACGCTCGGCGACGGCTACCGTGTGCACACCTTCGAACGGTGCGGCTAG